One window from the genome of Eucalyptus grandis isolate ANBG69807.140 chromosome 7, ASM1654582v1, whole genome shotgun sequence encodes:
- the LOC104455879 gene encoding L-type lectin-domain containing receptor kinase IX.1: MACCLPLCTLLILFSLVCSPVIPFVNSLSFNISSFDANGGDILLEGVARIVSGSIELTNSSIEPSTFQVGRIQYSKPIDIWDSVTGRQADFFTRFSITIETYHATSYSDGIAFFLAPVGFPVPPNSGGGFFGLFNASTYDGRQNQIVMVEFDSWVNSEFDPSTQHIGINKNSLRPLSYTRWNAGSHSGNATDVMVTYNSTTKNFSVFWSFDGEPVSPGNKSSSLSCQIDLANVLPESVAIGFSASYGIYKERHILNSWEFTSNLDVVRPPSTDTSKKGVKSKRYRLITFITVPVACLLLVITAGSCLFMIKMRKKCEFRALNHIDKEIGALPLKFSYQELFVATNGFANDRRLGQGGSGQVYRGSLSCLDRLVAVKRIFAESKHSEKVFTNEMKIISCMLHRNLVQFIGWCQEEGEFLLVYEYMPNGSLDNHLFGTRTSLPWDVRYKIALGLALALNYLHEELEQCVLHRDVKAANILLDTNFNTKLGDFGVAKCVDPQFRTQITDVVGTCGYMAPEYASEGRATKESDMFSFGVVALEIICGRRTYQEGEYQVPLYKWLWQLYLTGNLLEAADESLNSSFDRKEMECLMMVGLWCVHPDPKRRPKAGQVIRFLQLEVPVPEFPRGTYEAPTSHQQSALRIESSSSTQESLPNKEAMTWLLKPSSNTC, translated from the coding sequence ATGGCTTGTTGTCTTCCTTTGTGCACTCTCTTGATCCTTTTCTCCCTTGTCTGTTCTCCTGTTATCCCCTTtgtcaattctctttccttcaataTAAGTAGCTTTGACGCGAATGGAGGCGACATACTGCTCGAAGGAGTTGCGAGAATTGTGTCTGGATCCATTGAACTAACCAATAGCTCTATCGAACCATCAACGTTTCAAGTAGGCCGCATTCAGTATTCCAAACCCATTGATATATGGGATTCTGTTACAGGGAGACAAGCAGACTTCTTTACTCGTTTCTCAATCACCATCGAAACTTACCATGCCACTTCATATAGTGATGGGATTGCCTTTTTTCTTGCTCCTGTTGGCTTCCCGGTCCCCCCTAACTCAGGTGGTGGATTCTTCGGATTGTTCAATGCAAGCACATATGATGGGCGTCAGAACCAAATCGTCATGGTCGAGTTCGATAGTTGGGTAAACTCTGAATTTGATCCTTCGACGCAGCACATAGGAATCAACAAAAACTCACTCCGGCCGCTCAGTTATACCCGCTGGAATGCTGGATCACACAGTGGCAACGCAACTGATGTTATGGTGACCTATAATTCTACTACCAAGAATTTTAGTGTATTCTGGTCATTTGATGGTGAGCCGGTTTCTCCAGGTAACAAAAGTTCCTCGCTTTCTTGCCAAATTGATCTTGCTAATGTTCTCCCTGAATCAGTCGCAATTGGATTTTCAGCTTCGTATGGCATTTATAAGGAGAGACACATCCTCAATTCATGGGAGTTCACTTCAAACTTGGATGTTGTACGTCCCCCATCAACAGATACATCAAAAAAGGGGGTAAAATCTAAGAGATATAGGTTGATAACATTTATTACAGTTCCCGTAGCATGTCTCTTGCTGGTTATTACAGCAGGTTCTTGCTTATTTATGATCAAGATGAGGAAAAAATGTGAGTTCCGGGCTCTGAATCATATTGACAAAGAGATAGGAGCATTACCACTGAAATTCTCTTATCAAGAGTTGTTTGTTGCTACAAATGGCTTTGCAAATGATAGAAGACTAGGCCAAGGAGGGTCTGGCCAAGTTTACAGAGGATCTTTGAGCTGTTTAGACCGCCTAGTCGCCGTCAAAAGAATCTTTGCAGAATCCAAACATTCAGAAAAGGTCTTCACCAACGAAATGAAGATAATAAGCTGCATGTTACACCGAAATCTGGTGCAATTCATTGGATGGTGCCAAGAGGAAGGTGAGTTTTTGCTTGTTTATGAATATATGCCTAATGGTAGCCTTGATAATCATCTCTTTGGAACTCGAACAAGTCTACCATGGGATGTGAGGTACAAGATAGCTTTGGGCCTGGCGTTAGCCCTTAATTATCTTCATGAAGAACTGGAGCAATGCGTTCTTCATAGAGATGTAAAAGCCGCCAACATATTACTCGACACAAACTTCAACACTAAGCTCGGCGACTTTGGAGTGGCTAAGTGCGTTGACCCCCAATTTAGGACTCAAATAACGGATGTGGTAGGGACATGCGGCTATATGGCACCAGAATATGCGAGTGAGGGGAGGGCTACTAAAGAGTCTGACATGTTCAGCTTCGGGGTTGTGGCTCTAGAAATCATTTGTGGTAGGAGGACGTATCAGGAAGGTGAATATCAAGTTCCACTGTACAAGTGGCTTTGGCAACTTTACCTAACTGGAAACCTGCTTGAGGCAGCCGATGAATCATTGAATTCAAGTTTTGATAGGAAGGAAAtggaatgcttgatgatggtgGGACTGTGGTGTGTGCATCCAGATCCCAAGAGAAGGCCAAAAGCAGGACAAGTTATAAGATTTCTTCAGCTAGAAGTCCCGGTGCCTGAGTTTCCACGCGGCACCTATGAGGCCCCCacttcacatcaacaatcaGCATTAAGAATAGAGTCTTCCTCTTCTACGCAAGAATCACTTCCCAATAAGGAAGCCATGACATGGCTCCTAAAGCCATCCAGCAACACATGttga
- the LOC120295618 gene encoding L-type lectin-domain containing receptor kinase IX.1-like, giving the protein MVPGGRKSLPWYVRYKIALGLALALNYLHEELEQCVLHRDVKAANILLDTNFNTKLGDFGVAKLVDPQSRTQMTDVVGTCGHLALEYISEGRATKESDMFSFSVVALEIVCGRRTYEEGEFHVPLRKWVWQLYLARNMLEAADETLGSSFDRKEMECLMMVGLWCVHLDPKMRPKAGQVIRFL; this is encoded by the exons ATGGTGCCAGGAGGAAG GAAAAGTCTGCCATGGTATGTGAGGTACAAGATCGCTCTAGGACTGGCGTTGGCCCTTAATTATCTTCATGAAGAACTAGAGCAATGCGTTCTTCATAGAGATGTAAAAGCCGCCAACATATTACTCGACACAAACTTCAACACTAAGCTCGGCGACTTTGGAGTGGCTAAGCTTGTTGACCCCCAATCGAGGACTCAAATGACGGATGTGGTAGGGACATGCGGCCATCTGGCACTAGAATATATAAGTGAAGGGAGGGCTACTAAAGAGTCTGACATGTTCAGCTTCAGTGTTGTGGCTCTAGAAATCGTTTGTGGTAGGAGGACATATGAGGAAGGTGAATTTCATGTTCCACTGCGCAAGTGGGTTTGGCAGCTTTACCTTGCTAGAAACATGCTTGAAGCAGCAGATGAAACATTGGGTTCGAGTTTCGATAGGAAGGAAAtggaatgcttgatgatggtgGGACTGTGGTGTGTGCATCTAGATCCCAAGATGAGGCCAAAAGCAGGACAAGTTATAAGATTTCTTTAG